One Natrinema longum genomic window, CGAGACGGTCGGTCTCGATCGAATCCCGCTGGAACCAAACAGCGGGACGGAGTGACGAGCCGTCAGCACGCTCGTCCACCGATCCGGGGCCAGACGGTTACAGTCACGACCGGATACGACTCGTTCTCGCTCGTTCTTTTAAATACTATATAGTGGTCGAGAGAACTAACCGACGGACTGAAGGTCATCTCTCCCAAGGCACGATACGATGGCCGACGAACTAAAGCGGCGACTCGTCCACGCCAGCGGCTCGGGACTGGTCGCCCTCTATCTGCTCGCCGACTATCTCGGACTCGGGTTGACGTGGCCTCGGTTCCGGGTCCTCATGGTCCTCCTCGCGGCCGGTGCGCTCGTCCTTGAGTTCCTGCGGCTCCGGATCGGACTCGACTGGCGGCTCTACGACGTGCTCACACGGGAGTACGAGCAGGACAACCCCGCCGCGTACGCGTTATACCTGATCAGTATGGCCGCCGTCGTGGTCGCGTTCGAGCCCCGGATCGCGCTCCCCGCGATGTTGATGCTCGCGCTGGGTGACCCG contains:
- a CDS encoding dolichol kinase; the encoded protein is MADELKRRLVHASGSGLVALYLLADYLGLGLTWPRFRVLMVLLAAGALVLEFLRLRIGLDWRLYDVLTREYEQDNPAAYALYLISMAAVVVAFEPRIALPAMLMLALGDPISGAVSDDSLQRIKPPKVLGTMFLVSTVIAIPFLPIVVALIAALGATIADGITLEIRTYIIDDNLTIPIYAGCLAYLVLEFGPV